In a single window of the Nicotiana tomentosiformis chromosome 10, ASM39032v3, whole genome shotgun sequence genome:
- the LOC138900459 gene encoding probable inositol transporter 2: MAKSHNFCYGWRWSFASRAFFALPLLVLSFVLSETPRFLIKKGNMEEAKASLKMWSKCGAEAELQMFAGMMENEGKRKRKKLSHSPLLFLNILAQIFQQVLGLDSILFFGPLVLQSARYTYNASFVVPLSAEIVRAGVAGLTYLSYNFFG; encoded by the coding sequence ATGGCAAAATCTCACAACTTTTGTTATGGTTGGAGATGGTCCTTTGCCAGTCGTGCGTTTTTTGCTTTGCCACTTCTTGTACTGTCTTTCGTTCTTAGTGAGACCCCGAGGTTTCTCATTAAGAAAGGGAATATGGAGGAGGCAAAAGCATCCCTTAAGATGTGGAGTAAATGTGGAGCAGAAGCAGAGCTGCAGATGTTTGCAGGCATGATGGAAAATGAAGGCAAGAGGAAAAGGAAGAAATTGTCACACTCGCCCCTTTTATTTCTTAACATATTGGCTCAAATTTTTCAGCAAGTGTTGGGTTTAGACTCAATACTATTCTTTGGACCATTAGTTCTGCAGTCAGCTAGATACACCTATAATGCCTCATTCGTCGTTCCACTCAGTGCCGAAATTGTTCGAGCTGGAGTTGCTGGACTCACTTATCTGAGTTACAACTTCTTCGGCTGA